From the Oncorhynchus nerka isolate Pitt River linkage group LG28, Oner_Uvic_2.0, whole genome shotgun sequence genome, one window contains:
- the LOC115122335 gene encoding neurexin-1a-like — MVIARRHGAHLIWVCLLVCCMVDIGASMEFTGAEGQWARFPMWNACCESEMSFNMKTKSSHGLLVYFDDEGFCDFLELLIHNGKLSLRFSIFCAEPAMVLTNTTVNDSQWHTVTIKRNFKNTTLMVDKEVKWVEVKSKRKDMTVFSYLFLGGIPPELRSVALRLTLAAVKDQVPFTGWITDVKVNKTDSALLNSAGVINDLCSAAVNMCLNGGVCNVINHEPKCDCSQTGYQGKACSDGLISPTCRCSSFSKVSCLNLQKVTRGMVDL; from the exons ATGGTTATTGCAAGGCGGCATGGAGCCCATCTAATATGGGTATGCCTTCTCGTCTGCTGTATGGTAGACATAGGGGCCTCTATGGAGTTTACAGGTGCAGAGGGCCAGTGGGCCAGGTTTCCAATGTGGAATGCATGTTGCGAGAGTGAAATGAGCTTCAACATGAAAACCAAGAGTTCCCACGGGCTGTTAGTGTACTTCGATGACGAGGGATTCTGTGACTTTTTAGAACTCCTAATACACAACGGTAAACTCAGTCTTCGATTCTCCATCTTCTGCGCTGAGCCTGCAATGGTTCTAACCAACACCACGGTGAACGACAGCCAGTGGCACACGGTGACAATAAAGAGAAACTTTAAAAACACGACGCTAATGGTGGACAAAGAGGTGAAATGGGTCGAAGTGAAGTCGAAAAGAAAGGATATGACTGTCTTCAGCTACCTGTTCCTTGGGGGGATACCGCCGGAATTACGCTCTGTGGCTTTACGGTTAACGCTGGCTGCTGTCAAGGACCAGGTGCCTTTTACCGGATGGATAACGGACGTAAAGGTCAACAAGACAGATTCGGCTCTCCTAAACAGCGCGGGGGTCATTAACGACCTCTGCAGTGCGGCGGTCAACATGTGTTTAAACGGAGGGGTCTGTAATGTCATTAACCACGAACCCAAGTGCGACTGCTCGCAGACTGGATACCAGGGCAAGGCCTGCAGCGACG GGCTCATTAGCCCAACATGCAGGTGTTCCTCATTCTCTAAGGTGTCTTGCCTCAACCTGCAAAAGGTCACCAGGGGAATGGTTGACCTATGA